The nucleotide window AGAATATCATGTTAGAATGTTAAATTACAGCACATCATTAAGTAAAGTTTACATATCTTTTAGGTCAAACTATTTGAGCTTAAtgtcattttgttttttcaataACTACTAGCCTACTGGGGATGAGCATTTTTGCGGATCGATCATCCAATCTGCCAACCTACCCACTTTTGGGAGGGTTGGGTTTGAATTGGATtgtcaaacaaaataaaacatttggGTAAAACCATCTGACTCTTATTGTCAGAATAAGGCCCCGTTTGGGATTacttcgcttttaaaaaaaatcagcttttgttccaaaattttagattttattgtgtttggtaaataaataaaaaatagctttaattgaaaattataggtcactgacagcagattttagaagcagcctagaTGTTGCttttagaaactgttgtgtggatcaaaacatactttgcagttgttttatgtactgacaacatttttacaaatattatttaccaaacatgcacgaaactgttttaattcacagctgattattctcacaacggAGAaccagcaattttttttttttaaaagtcacagcaatcccaaactagcccttagTTTTTTTAAGACGCAAACTAGTGAGTATAGACTATAGAGTTACGTTACTAAATATATGTAGATTTTTTTAGAGTTGATTAAGGATATCGATGGTGTAGTATGCTAGTATTAATACATCGTTAATAAATGAGTATTATGTAGCAGCAGATATCATAGCATGGATATGAAAGATATCGTGtcatcaaaaattgattctttTTATTCCAAGTTTCTTTCACACAGAAATGATATGAGATTTCAATTCTGACTTGGTTTGGCATGGAGAAATTAAGCAAGGACTCAAACTTCGTTTTCTATTTCATATTTATTCCACTTTaatttttggttgttgttgggAGTTAATTAATGGTTTGATTTATAGTCTTTTTTGAAAAAAGAGACCttaaaaatctcaaaagtaACGATGCTGCACCTGCATTCATGATTCTAACTCAGCATAATCCCAGATACATTGactatatataaagaaaaaccaaactAACGAACAGATGTCTTGCATGAAAAGTACTTTATGTTTATTGAATCAAAATGCTTCTTCTTTCTCCAAGGTTATCAACTCCATAAACGAGTAAAAGAAGAACTCATAGAGGTATACAGTTGAACTTACTCCAAATTGTGCATCCATTCTTTTCTAGTACAAACGCTTCCGACAGTCCGCTGTACCACAATGACAAGCCAACTCCTTGACTTTTCCATCAGCACCAACGACACTATCAAGCTCATAGCCATAGTCATAAGTCAGCTCTTGCATAGGAGGTATGTCATCGGAAGCAAACAACACAATTCTAGCTAGTTTAACATCATGGTGAGAACTCAAGACACACTGCACAAACAGATTCGGCTCGCAACTATGGTTGATAAACCTAGCAACATTCCCACTGGATCCAGCATCTATACAATAGTCGGGGTCACTTTCTACTAATAACTTGTCACCTCCATCTTCGCCAGCACCAAGACCATTTGAAATGGGCACTTCACCTAGGCGCTTCTCCCTCACTCCAATCCCATTCATTGTATGCTCACAATCAATTTCAAAAAAGTAGTCATTCATGGAGACATTGTCCAGTTCACTGGTCTTCATCAGAACACCAGTATACTCGCAAACATAACCACCAGAGGGAATAAAATCCCAAGACCTAACAGCCCAGCCTTTGTCAGGTGTCTTATAAACCTCAAGCCTGTACTTCAATCCCTGCTGAGAAGTACGGTTCACACACTTGGGCCCGCAGCCACAGTTCGGACCACACTCGAAAACAACAGCCTTAGGCTCAAACAATCTGCCGCCACCGGCTTTCCGAACATAAGGAAAGTCAGATCCATTGAGCCTAGCACACGAACAAGTCCTCGTATTAGTACACTTCCCTTTGCAATTACATCCCTCAGCACTCGCCGGAATGACGAAATTTTTTGCTACTTCAATGGAGCTGAGATACTCAAACTTTTCGGGAGCTACAGGAGGGACATCAATTTCATTTGTAACAGGGATGCATATGTTTTCTTTTCCATTACAAAGGTCGTTGCAGACCAACCCGGGTAAGTCATTCTCAACAACCCTAGAAGACTCTTGACCTATAGCCAGTTGACTCTTACGAGTAAAATGGAACTGATCAGTACTGACTAGATTGTCAACTCTAAGATTTTCTCTCAAGCTTCTAAAAAAGCTAATAGAGCTCGTGCTTAAAACAGTAAATGGAGCAAACCAACTAATCCCTAAATTGTTTACCTCCAAAGTCTCTGTAGCACCATCAACCTTGGCTTTCTTTCGCCCGTCTTTCTTCGCA belongs to Rosa chinensis cultivar Old Blush chromosome 4, RchiOBHm-V2, whole genome shotgun sequence and includes:
- the LOC112199201 gene encoding histone-lysine N-methyltransferase, H3 lysine-9 specific SUVH4, encoding MGALKGSTDEPRVSPGRQNRRKRMSSTDAKKDGRKKAKVDGATETLEVNNLGISWFAPFTVLSTSSISFFRSLRENLRVDNLVSTDQFHFTRKSQLAIGQESSRVVENDLPGLVCNDLCNGKENICIPVTNEIDVPPVAPEKFEYLSSIEVAKNFVIPASAEGCNCKGKCTNTRTCSCARLNGSDFPYVRKAGGGRLFEPKAVVFECGPNCGCGPKCVNRTSQQGLKYRLEVYKTPDKGWAVRSWDFIPSGGYVCEYTGVLMKTSELDNVSMNDYFFEIDCEHTMNGIGVREKRLGEVPISNGLGAGEDGGDKLLVESDPDYCIDAGSSGNVARFINHSCEPNLFVQCVLSSHHDVKLARIVLFASDDIPPMQELTYDYGYELDSVVGADGKVKELACHCGTADCRKRLY